Part of the Geodermatophilus obscurus DSM 43160 genome is shown below.
TACACCTACCGCCGGTCCCCGGCGATCGCCGCGATCCGCGATCACGTGCAGAACCGCGAGCTGGGTGAGCTGACCTTGTTCGACGGCCGCTACTGGTGCGACTACGCCTGCGACCCCCGCGGCCCGCTGACCTGGCGGTACAGGGGCGGCCCCGGCAGCGGTGCCCTCGGCGACATCGGCGCCCATGTCATCGACGTCGGCCAGTTCCTCTGCGGACCGGTCGTAGCGGTGTCCGGGGCGGTGCTGTCCACCCAGATCCCCAAGCGGCCACTCCCCCTCGGCCCCACGGTGGGCCACGACGCCGCCCCGGTGAGCGAGGAGATGGGCGAGGTCGAGAACGAGGACACCGCCGTGTTCTCGGCCCGCTTCGAGTCCGGCCTGTCCGCGTCCTTCTCGGTGTCACGCACCGCCTTCGGCATGCCCAACGGGCTGGCCTTCGACGTCTACGGCCTGGACGGACGGGCCTCCTTCGACTGGCACCGGCCCTCGGAGTACCTCTTCGACGACCGCCAGCCCGAGGCCCGCACCCGCGGCGTGCGGCAGGTCATCGTCGGCCCGCAGATGCCCTACTTCGCCGGCGGCTACCCGATGGAGGCCCCGGGCGTGGGCGGCGGCAACGCCGAGATGTTCGTCTACCAGTGCCGGGCCTTCCTCGACCAGATCGCCGGCACCCCCGACCCGCTGCCGCGCAACGCCAGCTTCGCCGACGGGCTGCACACGATGCAGATCGTCCAGGCCGTCGTGCAGTCCGCGCAGTCCGGCGGTGCTGCGGTCCCCGTCCCCACCCACTGACCCGCCGACCGGAAGGCCGATCCCCGATGTCACTGAAGCTCGGTGCCTACACCGCCTGCCTGCACGACCGTCCGCTGGAGGAGGCCCTCGACGTGCTGCAGGCCGACGGCCTGACCTCCGTCGAGGTGAACACCGGCGGCTTCATCCCCTCACCGCACTGCCACGTCGACCTGCTGCTCTCCTCCGAGCAGGCCCGGCGCGACTACTTGGAGACCTTCTCCTCCCGCGGGATGGAGCTGACCGGGCTCAACTGCAACGGCAACCCGCTGAACCCGCTGCCCGGCGTCGGCCCGAAGCACGCCGACGACCTGCGCCGCACCATCGAGCTGGCCGGCCTGCTCGGGGTGAGGCACGTGGTGACGATGTCGGGCACGCCCGGGTCGGACCCCGACGCCAGGTACCCCTCCTGGGTGGTCAACCCGTGGGACGGCGTCTACATGGACGTCCTGGACTACCAGTGGGGCGTCGCGGCCGAGTTCTGGACGGAGATCGACGCCCTCGCCCGCGCCTCCGACGTCCGGGTGGCCATCGAGATGCACCCGCACAACCTGGTGTTCTCGCCGGTGACCCTGCGCAGGCTGGTCGACACCATCGGCGCCACGAACACCGGCGCCGAGATGGACCCCTCGCACCTGATGTGGCAGGGCATGGACGTCGTGGCCTGCATCCGCGACCTCGGCCCGCTGGTGTTCCACGCCGCGGCCAAGGACGCGATGATCACCCCCGGGGTCGACATCCGCGGGGTGCTCGACACCTCGTTCGAGCGCGTCCCGGCCGACGCCCCGGGCAAGGTGCCCACCGGCTACGGCTTCTGGTGCAACGCCTGGCCGGAGAACCCCGGCTGGCGGTTCGTGGCCGTGGGCGTCGGCCACGACGTCGACTGGTGGGCGGAGTTCCTGCGCGCCCTCGCCGACGTCGACCCCGACATGGCGGTCAACATCGAGCACGAGGACGCCGCCTACGACCGTCTCGAGGGCCTGGCGCTCGCCGCCGAGAACCTGCGCGCCGCGGCCGAGAAGCTGTAGGGCCGGGTCAGGCCCCGGCCCGGTGCGGCTCGTGCCGCAGCCGCGGCCGGGGCGGCAGCCCGGCGAGCCGGTAGCACCGGTCGATCAGCGTCATGGTCGCGACCGCGTCGTCCGCGCCGGTGGGGACCGGGGACCCGTGCCGCAGTGCCTCGACCAATGCCTCCAGCTGGTAGGTGTACGACGTCCGGGTGCCCAGGTGCTCGGTGCGCTCCCCGGCCGGTGTGCGCACCAGGAGGCGGTCGTCCCGGTTCGGCTCGACGAACGCCGGCGCCGTCACCTCCCCGCGGGTGCCGACGACCCGCAGCGAGAAGTCCCGGTCCGGGTGCACCATGCTGCAGCGCACGGCGGCGGTGGCGCCGGACGGGAAGTGCAGGTCGGCGTCGAGCCACTCGTCCACGCCCGGGGCACCCGCCCGCTCGCCGGCCCGGGCGGCGTCGGGCTCCGGTCCGCCCCCCGTCCACGGCGCCAGGCTGCGCAGCGCGTGCAGGCCGTAGCAGCCGAGGTCCATGAGGGCGCCGCCGCCGAGCTCGAGCGACCAGCGCGGGTCCCCGTCGTCCGGCGGGAGCATGGCGATCGTCGCCTCGACGTGGACGACGTCCCCCAGCTCGCCGGCGTCCACCAGATCGAGGAGCCGGCGCATCACCGGGTGGTAGAGGTGGTGGAACCCCTCCATGACCGTGACGCCCGCAGTCCGCGCCGCGTCCCGGACCTCGGCGGCCTCCTCCGCGTTCGAGGCGAACGGCTTCTCCGACAGCACGTGCTTGCCGGCCGCGACGGCGGCCAGGTTCCACGGACCGTGCAGCGCGTTCGGCAGCGGGTCGTAGACGACCTCGACGTCCGGGTCGGCGAGGACGTCCGCGTAGGTGGGCAGCACGCGCTCGACGCCGTGCGCCCGCGCGAACGCCTCGGCCCGCCCCGGGTCCCGGGCGGCGACCGCCACCAGCCGGCTGCCGGTGTCCCGGGCGGGGACGGCGATGCCCCGCTCGGCGATGCGGGCGGCGCCCAGGACCCCGATCCGCAGGGGCTCGGCGGGGTCCGTCGTCACCGGTACAGCTCGGGGCGCGCGGGGAGCTCGACCGCCACCCGGCCGCCGGAGTGCAGCGACTGGAGCGCCGCGTCGGACACGACCTGTGCGGCGTAGCCGTCCCAGGCGCCGGGGCCCTGCGGCGGACTCCCGGCGACGACGGTGTCGACCCACTCGCGCAGCTCGACGTCGTAGGACAGGGCGAACCGCTCCCGCCAGTCGGCCGGGACCAGACCGGCGACGGCGCCCTCGCGGCGCAGGCGCACCGGGGCGGGGTCGGCCAGCTCGGCGGTGCCGGTCTCCCCCGACACCTCGCAGCGGATCTCGTAGCCGTAGTGGACGTTGACCGACACCTCGACGTCGGCGAGGACGCCGTCGGCGAGCTCGAAGAGCACGAGCAGCGGGTCCTGCAGCTCGCCCCCGCGGCTGCTCCTGCGGGGGGTGAAGACCTGCGCGGCGACGATCTCCTGGCCGAACAGCCAACGCAGCTCGTCGATCTCGTGGATGGCGGTGTCGGCGATCGACATGTCCCGCGTGTAGTGCGCAGGCACGGACGCGTTGCGGTGGGCGCAGTGCGCCAGCAGCGGGGCGCCGATCGCGCCGCCGTCCACGGCCAGCTTGAGCGCCCGGTGCGCGGGGTCGTAGCGCCGGTTGAAGCCCACCTGCACCAGCCGGCGACCCGCAGCGACCTCGGCGTCGACGATCCGCCGGCACGCCTCCTGGGTGGTCGCCAGCGGCTTCTCGCAGAACACCGGCTTGCCGGCGGCGATGCAGGCCAGCACGTACGGCTCGTGCGTCGGCCCCCAGGAGGTGATCACCACCGCGTCGACCGCGTCCGAGACGACCAGCTCCTCGCCGCTGGGCAGGGCCTTCGCGGCGGGCAGCTGCGCGGCCACGGTCGCGGCGCGCTCGGCGTCCGCGTCGGCCACCGCCACCACGCGGCTGCCCCTGGGGCCGCCGTCGAGCCTGCGGATGTGCTCCTGGCCGATCATGCCGACCCCGATGACCCCGATGTCCAGCCCCACGGCGCCCTCCTCGACTCCGTCGCGGCCCGGTCCGCGGTGCCGCACCGGTCCAGGTTCCGGGCCCGGCAACGCGCAGGTCAACGACGGGAAGCCCTCAAGAGCCCCTCAGCACGTCGGCGGGGACGTTGTACGGCGTGACGACCTGGACGCCCGAGTGCCAGGACCGCGGGGTGCCCGGCAGCGCGCCGTGGGCCTGCATGACCACGTGGCAGGCGCGGCGCAGGTCCAGCGCGAGGTCGTGGTGCAGCACCGCGGACAGCCGTCCGGCCCGCAGCAGCGCGAGGTTCTCGGCGTCCAGGTCGTGGGCCACGAACGCCCGGCAGGTCCGCCCGGCGTCGGCGAAGGCAGCGACGGTCGCGTCGTTGCCACCGGCGGCGTACATCGAGTAGACCGCCGCGATGCCCGGGTCGGCGGCCAGCGCGTCCCGGACCAGCCCGCGCAGCACGTCGTCGTCCCCGGTCGCATCCACCAGGTCGACCTGCCGCCGCCCGGGCCGCACCCGCCGCAGGGTGGCGCGGAAGCCCATCTCCCGGTCGTCCTCACCGCGGAAGGAGCCGGTCCCCCGGGTGACCAGCACCGCGCCGCCGTCCTCGCCGAGCCACTGGTCCAGCAGGTACGACGCGGTCGCGCCGGCGGCGCGGTTGTCCAGGCCGACGTAGGCGACGCGGCGGCTGGTCGGCAGGTCGGTGACCAACGTGACGACGGGGATCCCGGCCTCGGCGAGGCGCTCGACCGCCGCGACGACCAGCGGGTGGTCAGGGGCCTTGAGGACGACGCCCTGCGACCCCCGGCTGGCGATCCCCTCGAGCGTGGACACGAGTTCGGGCACCGGCGGCGCCTCGGCGAGGTGGAACCGCGCCCGGAACGTCGCCGGCCGGACCAGCGGCAGCTGCGACTCCAGGGCGGCCCGAACCGCGGCGGAGAAGCGGTCGGGGGCGTCGACGACCAGGTCCAGGAAGAACGTGCGCCCGGTCAGCCGGACCTGCGAGCGCTGCCGGTGCAGGTCGGCGACGGCGCGGTGGACCTCGTCCACCGTGCTCTGCCGCACGCCGCCGCGCTGGTTCAGGACGCGGTCGACGGTCGCCTCCGAGAGGCCTGCCTGGCGGGCGATCACGCGGATCGGGTACGGGTGCGCCACGCGGGCAGTCTGACGGGTCCCTGACGGGTCGCCGAGGTTGCCCGGCAGCGGGGCGCTCACCAGGCTGAGGGGATGACCGCTGTCCCCACCGTGCCCCTGAACAACGGCGTCGCGATCCCGCAGCTCGGCCTCGGCACCGCCCGGCTCCCGGACGAGGAGACCCGGCGGATCGTGCGGGAGGCTCTCGAGGTCGGCTACCGGTTCGTCGACACGGCCGCCAGCTACGAGAACGAGCGCGGGGTCGGGGAGGGCATCGCCGACTCCGGCCTCCCCCGGGAGGAGGTGTTCGTCTCCACCAAGCTGCGCGGCCGGGACCAGGGGTCCGACTCGGCGAAGGAGGCGCTGCGCTCGAGCCTGGACCGGCTCGGGCTCGACTTCGTCGACCTCTACCTCATCCACTGGCCGCTCCCCCGGCTCGACCGCTACGTCGCGTCCTGGCAGGCGATGGAGGAGCTGCTGGCCGAGGGCCTCACGCGGGCGATCGGCGTCTCGAACTTCCTGCCCGAGCACCTGGACCGGCTCGCCGCCGCCTCCTCGACGGTGCCGGCGGTGAACCAGATCGAGTGCCACCCGCGGGAGCCGCAGCTCGAGCAGCGCGCCGACGACGCCCGCCGCGGGATCGTCACCGAGTCGTGGTCGCCGCTGGCCAACGGCGGTGAGCTCCTGCGGCAGCCGGTGCTCGCCGAGGTCGGCGCGCGGCACGGCCGGACTCCCGCGCAGGTGGTCCTGCGCTGGCACGTGCAGCAGGGCCTGGTGACCTTCCCCAAGGCGTCGTCCCGTGGCCGGCTGGTCGAGAACCTCGACGTCTTCGACTTCGCGCTCACCGACCAGGACCTGGCGGGCATCGCCACGCTCGCCGACGGGACGCGGGTCGACGGGCAGTTCCCGGACGTCTGGGAGGAGTTCTGAGGCCCGTCGGCTGACGGGTTCTTGAGGGATCCGCAGCCTTGTGGGCCACGCACCGCCCCGTCAGGCTCGATCCCACTCCACCCGTACCCGGAAGGACGACGTCATGACCGCACCCGCCACCCTTCGGACCGCACCCGGCTGGTTCGCCGCGGAGGACTGCCGCCTGGAGGACTTCCGCGCCGTGGTCGAGACCACCACCGACCTGGCCGAGTACCCCTGCGCCGACGAGGTCCGGGAGAACGTCCTCGTCTACGGCTCCCGCCTGCGCGACTCCGTCGCCACCCCCGCGGGACGCCGGGACGTCCAGGCCGAGCTGGCCCGCGCGCTCGCCGACGGGCCGGGGATCGTCGTCTTCGCCGGCGCCTTCCCCGACACCGGCGTCGTCGACCAGGCCACCGCCGTCTTCCAGGCGATGATCGACGAGCAGAAGGCGGCCGGCGTCGTCGGCGGCGACCACTTCGCCACGCCTGGCGCCAACGACCGGGTGTGGGGTGCCCTGGACAAGTTCGCCGTCCGCGACCCGGAGGCCTTCGCCGCCTACTACGGCAACGACGTCATCGCGCTGGTCTCGGAGGCGTGGCTGGGCCGCGGCTACCAGGTCACCAGCCAGGTGAACGTGGTCAACCCCGGCGGGCAGGCGCAGGTGGCCCACCGCGACTACCACCTGGGCTTCATGTCCGAGGAGCAGGCCCTGGCCTACCCGGTCCACGTGCACCGCCTCTCCCCCGTCATGACCCTGCAGGGAGCGGTCGCCCACTGCGACATGCCGGTGGAGACCGGGCCGACCATGTACCTGCCGCACTCGCAGAAGTACGCGCCCGGGTACGTCGCCTTCCACCGGCCGGAGTTCACCGCGTACTTCGACGAGCACTTCGTCCAGCTGCCGCTGCGCAAGGGCGACGCCGCCTTCTTCAACCCGGCGCTGTTCCACGGCGCGGGCACCAACCGGTCGGCCGGCGTGCGCCGCATGGCCAACCTGCTGCAGGTCTCCTCGGCGTTCGGCCGGGCGATGGAGGCGGTCGACCGGACGGCGATGTCCCGGGCGCTCCACCCGGTCCTGCTCGCGCAGAAGGCCGCCGGCGCAGACGAGCGCACGCTGCGCAACGTCGTCGCCGCCTCGGCCGAGGGCTACGCCTTCCCGACAAACCTCGACCGCGACCAGCCGCTCGGCGGCCTGGCACCGGAGACGCAGGCCGAGCTGGTCTGGCGGGCACTGCAGGAGGACTGGTCACCCGAGGCCCTGGACGCCGAGCTGACCGCCCAGGCCGAGCGGCACACCAGCGCCCCCTGATGCGACCTGGAGCAGCCGATACCGGCCCGGGTGCTGCGGGCGGCTCCCCCCTCACGACGATCATGGAGCAGCGGTGGCGACACGCGGCCGACGCCCGCGTGTCGCCACGCCGGCCTCATGATCGTCACGGGCCGGGCGCGGCGGGACACCGGGACACGGCTCCGCCCGGCCGGGTCCCCAGGGCCCGGCCCGGCGGAGCCGGTGATCAGCGCTTCAGCTCGTGCGAGAGCTCCGCGAGCTCCTGGCCGCCGGCCATCTCGGTGGTGAGCTCCTCGAGCGAGACCTCGGAGCGCTTCTTGTCCAGCACCCGGCGGCCGAGCTTGAGGATGATGAAATGGTCGCCGACCAGGTAGGCGTGGTGCGGGTTGTGGGTGATGAAGACGACCCCGAGTCCGGCGTCGCGGGCGGCGGCGGTGTACTTGAGCACCACGCCGGACTGCTTGACGCCGAGGGCCGCCGTCGGCTCGTCGAGGATGAGCACCCGCGCGCCGAAGTAGACCGCCCGGGCGATGGCGACGCACTGCCGCTGACCACCGGAGAGCGTGCCGATCGGCTGGTTGATGTCCTTGACCGTGATGCCCATCTTCTGCAGCTCGGCGTCGGCGATCTCCCGCATGGCCTTGATGTCCAGCGGCGCCAGCGGGTACTTGCCCTTGCGGAGCTCCGAGCCGAGGAAGAAGTTGCGCCACACCTCCATGAGGCCCACCACCGCCAGGTCCTGGTACACGGTGGCGATCCCGGCGTCCAGCGACTCGCGCGGGGAGGAGAACTTGCGCTCCTGGCCGTCGACCCGCAGCGTGCCCTCGGTGTGCGAGTGCAACCCCGAGATGATTTTGATGAGGGTCGACTTGCCGGCGCCGTTGTCCCCCAGCACGCAGGCCACCTCCCCGGCGTTCACCGTCAGGTTGATGCCCTCGAGCGCGCGGATGGCGCCGTAGGCCTTGCCGACGCCCTCCATCTCGACGAGTGGCGTGCCGGCCCTGAGGTCTGCCGCTGCGTGCTCGGCGATGGTGTCGGTCATGGTCACTTCCTCCGGGCGGCGTAGTTCTTGACGTACAGGTTGACGAGGACGGCGAGGAGGAGCATCACGCCGAGGAAGGTGCGGAACCAGTTCGGGTCCCAGCCGGCGAAGACGATCCCCTGGGTGGTCATCCCGAAGATGAAGGCGCCGAGGGCGGACCCGACCGCCGAGCCGTACCCACCGGTGAGCAACGCACCGCCGACGACCGCGGCGATGATGTAGATGAACTCGTTGCCGACTCCCAGGCCCGACTGCACCGAGCTGAAGTTGAACAACAGGTGCATGCCGAGGAACCAGGCCAGGAAGGCCACGCCCATGAAGAGACCGATCTTGACCCGGGGCACCGGGACGCCGACGGCCCGGGCGCTGGCCTCGTTGCCGCCCGAGGCGAAGATCCAGTTGCCGACCCTGGTGCGCAGCAGCAGCCAGGTGGCGACCGCGACGAACAGGAACCACCAGAGCACGGTGATCTTCAACGTGATGAACCCCAGGTTCACGTCCCCGGCGAAGACCGCCCGAGCGGACGCGAACCCGTCCAGCGAGCTGGCGTTCGGCGTGGCGACCGCGCCGGTGACCAGCTTGGTGACGCCGAGGTTGATGCCCTGCAGGATGAAGAAAGTCGAGAGGGTGATGAGGAAGCTCGGGATCCCGGTGCGCATCACGAGCCAGCCGTTGACGAAGCCGATCGCCAGCGCGATGAGCAGGCTGACCACGACGCCCACCCACATGTTCAAGCTGAACTGGTAGGTCAGCATCGCCGCCGCCAGAGCCGAGGTGGTGACCGCGACGCCGGAAGACAGGTCGAACTCGCCGCCGATCATCAGCAGCGCGACGCCCACCGCCACGATGCCGATGGTGGAGCTGGCGTAGAGCACGGTGGCGAAGGCCGGAAGCGTCCGGAAGGGTTCGGCGACCGCGTAGAAGAAGACGAAGATGGCGATCGCCGCGGCCAGCGCGCCGATCTCGGGTCGGGCCAGCACACGGGACACGAGCGATCGCTGCGTGCGCTGCGGCGGGGCGGCGGCCCGCGGGGCGGACGGCTGTGTCGCCACGGATGAGCTCATGACTGCTCCAGGGAGGCGGGTGGCCCGTGGGGAGCCGGGGTACCCCGGCTCCCCACGGTGCGGGTCAGCGGGTGTTGTTCTCGGCGAACGGCAGGATCACGTCGATGTTGGACTCGTCGACGATCGACGGTCCGGTGAGCACCGGCTGCCCACCGCCGATGTCGTTGCCGTTGATCAGGTTCAGGTACAGCGCCTGCACGGCCATGTACCCCTGCACGTAGGGCTGCTGGTCCACGGAGAAGGAGATGTCTCCGGCCTGGATCGCCTGCGCCACCTCGGGGTTGAGGTCGAAGGTGACGACCTCGGCCTGACTGCCGGTGTCACCCTTGGCCGCCTGGGCGGCCTGGGCCACCTGGGCACCCAGCGTGACGATGTGGGTGACCGAGGGGTCGGTCTGCAGGCTGGAGCCGATCGTCTGCTGGACGGACGGCAGGTCGGTGCCCTGGACGTAGAGGATCTCCGTGTTCGGGAAGCCCTCCGTGACGCCAGCGCAGCGGGTCTCCAGCGCCACCTGGCCCTGCTCCTGGATCACGCAGAGGGCCTTCTGCCCACCGTCGGCCCCGATCCGCTCACCCACGGTGCGGCCGGCGAGCTGCTCGTTGGAACCGAAGTACATCGGGATGCCGTAGTCCACGTAGTCGTTGATCCCCGAGTTGAAGGCGACGACCGGGATCCCACCCTGCACGGCGCTCTGCGCCGCCGGGCCGACCTGGTCGGGGTAGGCCAGGGTGATCGCGATGCCGTCGACGTCGCTGTCGACCTGGTTCTGCACCAGCGTGGCCTGCTCGCCGGCGGCCGGGGCGTTGGAGTAGTTGAGCGTGACGCCGAGACTGTCGGCGGCCGCGTTGGCGCCGGACCGGATCTTGTCCCAGAACGCGTCACCCGGCGCCTCGTGGGTGATCATCGCGATGGTGTAGTCCTGCCCACCTCCACCCCCACCGCCGCCGCCGGACTCGTTCTGTGCGCCGCCCTGACTGCTGCACGCGGACAGCGCCAGGGCGGCCGCACTGACGGTCACCACCGCGTGCAGCGACCTGCGGGTGGTCCTCATGTGGATCTCCTCGTCGCGAGGGCCGCCGTCCTGGCGGCCGGGGATGCCCACGTCCGGACGCCTGGTGCGCTCGTCCGCATGTATGGACATAGTGACATGGCAGAATGTGGCATGGCTCACCAAGAGCGTCAAGGGTCCTGCCTGCCGGAGTCCACGTCCAGCACGGCCTGATCGCCTGCCGCACGCTGCGGTGCTCAGGCCGGCGGGACGTCGACCCGCGCACCCCGGGCCGCCGAGTCGGCGAGGGCGTCGAGGACGACCGCCGCGCGGACGGCGTCGTCCAGGCCCACGCCGACGGGGCGACCCGCCTCGACCGAGGCGAGCAGGTCGCGCAGCTCGACCACCTTGAGGTCGTCGTAACCCATCGCGATCCCGGCACCGGGCTGGAAGGCGGCGTACTCCCCGGCTCCCGGCCCGACCAGCACGGTGGCGACCGGCTGGTCCTGGACGGCCGGTCCGCGGCTGAGCTGGAGCTCGCCCATCCGGCGGAAGTCCCAGGCCAGGCGCCCCGCCGTCCCGTGCACCTCGAAGCCGTAGGCGTTCTGCTCCCCCACGGCCACCCGGCTGGCCTCGAGCACCACCCGGGCTCCGGTCGACAGGCGCAGCAGCGCGGAGACGTGGTCGTCGTTCTCCACCGGCCCCGGCACGCCGCCGGCCGCGACGGCGTGCCCGGACGTCGCGCCGGTCGGGCGCGGTCGTTCGGGGACGAAGACCGCGGTGTCGGCCAGCACGGAGGCGATCTCGCCGTGCAGGACGAAACGGACGAGGTCGACGGCGTGCGAGGCGAGGTCCCCCAGGACGCCGCTGCCGCCCCGCGCCCGCTCGTAGCGCCAGGTCAGGGCGCCCTCGGGGGCGGCGGCGTAGTCACTGAGGAAGGCGAACCGGGCATGCGTGACCCGGCCGATCCCGCCCTCGTCGACCAGCCGGCGGGCCAGGGCGACCGCGGGCGCGTGCCGGTAGTTGAAGCCCACGGTGCCCTGCACGCCGGCCACTGCGACGGCGCCGGCCACCGTACGGGCGTCGTCCGCGGTGAGACCCACGGGCTTCTCGATCCACAGGTGCCGGCCGGCCTCGGCCACGGCCACGCCGATCTCCCGGTGCAGCCAGTTGGGGGCGGTGACCGACACGAGCTCGACCCGCGGGTCGGTGAGCAGCTCGCGCCAGTCCGCCGTCGCGGAGGCGAACCCGAACTGCGCGGCGGCCGCCTCGGCCCGGCCGGGGACGTCGTCGGCGACCGCGACCAGCTCCGGGACCTGACCCAGGTCCGGGAAGTGGTGCCGGAGCCGGGCGTGGGCCTGGGCGTGCACC
Proteins encoded:
- a CDS encoding Gfo/Idh/MocA family protein — translated: MGTTAARSIGVGVIGFGWMGRVHAQAHARLRHHFPDLGQVPELVAVADDVPGRAEAAAAQFGFASATADWRELLTDPRVELVSVTAPNWLHREIGVAVAEAGRHLWIEKPVGLTADDARTVAGAVAVAGVQGTVGFNYRHAPAVALARRLVDEGGIGRVTHARFAFLSDYAAAPEGALTWRYERARGGSGVLGDLASHAVDLVRFVLHGEIASVLADTAVFVPERPRPTGATSGHAVAAGGVPGPVENDDHVSALLRLSTGARVVLEASRVAVGEQNAYGFEVHGTAGRLAWDFRRMGELQLSRGPAVQDQPVATVLVGPGAGEYAAFQPGAGIAMGYDDLKVVELRDLLASVEAGRPVGVGLDDAVRAAVVLDALADSAARGARVDVPPA